A window of the Desulfopila inferna genome harbors these coding sequences:
- the purN gene encoding phosphoribosylglycinamide formyltransferase, whose amino-acid sequence MLKMAVLLSGSGRTLDNFHEKIEAGSLQAEIQTVVSNVADALGLEKARKYGYPAFFCEGSEATNNILADYDIDVICLAGYLKLYTPPQTLQKSVINIHPSLIPSFCGQGYYGSSVHRAVKERGCMVSGCTVHFANEIYDEGPIILQKCVELGYDDSVDTIASKVFDAECEAFPEAINRVNEKGVEFFWQRVVK is encoded by the coding sequence ATGCTCAAAATGGCGGTCCTCCTTTCAGGAAGCGGCAGAACCCTGGATAATTTTCACGAGAAGATTGAAGCAGGCAGTTTGCAGGCGGAAATTCAGACCGTGGTTTCCAATGTTGCCGATGCACTTGGTCTGGAGAAGGCCAGGAAATATGGCTATCCTGCATTTTTTTGCGAAGGAAGCGAGGCAACTAATAATATTCTTGCTGATTATGATATCGATGTAATTTGTCTTGCCGGCTATCTCAAGCTCTACACTCCACCGCAAACGCTGCAAAAGTCGGTAATTAATATTCATCCCTCTCTGATTCCTTCATTTTGCGGTCAAGGATATTATGGATCCAGTGTGCATAGGGCTGTTAAGGAAAGAGGCTGCATGGTAAGCGGCTGTACAGTGCATTTTGCCAATGAAATATATGATGAAGGCCCTATCATCCTGCAAAAATGCGTGGAACTCGGCTACGACGATTCCGTGGATACAATTGCTTCGAAGGTATTTGATGCAGAATGCGAGGCCTTCCCGGAAGCAATAAACAGGGTAAATGAAAAGGGTGTCGAATTTTTTTGGCAGCGGGTGGTGAAGTGA
- the pyrR gene encoding bifunctional pyr operon transcriptional regulator/uracil phosphoribosyltransferase PyrR, giving the protein MTETQTIMTGDDITLALRRIALQILEKNHTARRLAVVGIHTCGVFLADRLVRLIEDISGGPVDSGSLDITLYRDDWSLITQSPVVKTTDIVFSVEGVNLILVDDVIFTGRTIRAAMDAIMDYGRPNSIQLASLVDRGGRELPIQPDYTGLVTSVRPNERIQVLLSEQDNEDRVIIES; this is encoded by the coding sequence GTGACTGAGACACAGACAATAATGACAGGTGATGATATTACCCTGGCCCTGCGGCGAATCGCACTGCAGATACTGGAAAAGAATCATACTGCCAGGCGACTGGCTGTTGTGGGCATTCACACCTGTGGCGTCTTTCTTGCTGATCGTCTCGTCCGGCTTATTGAAGATATCAGCGGCGGCCCGGTGGATTCCGGGAGCCTTGATATCACTCTTTACAGGGATGACTGGAGCTTGATAACGCAGAGTCCCGTGGTAAAAACCACCGACATCGTTTTTTCGGTGGAAGGGGTCAACCTGATACTGGTTGACGATGTGATTTTTACAGGCCGGACAATACGGGCGGCCATGGATGCCATCATGGATTACGGCAGGCCGAACTCCATTCAATTAGCTTCACTGGTGGACCGCGGCGGCCGCGAGCTTCCTATCCAGCCGGACTATACCGGACTCGTCACCAGCGTGCGTCCCAATGAACGTATTCAGGTCCTACTGAGCGAGCAGGATAATGAAGATCGGGTAATTATTGAAAGCTGA
- a CDS encoding U32 family peptidase, translating to MELLAPAGNIENFHAALLAGADAVYVGAPGINARNLSRDLSLEEIWAMIDFAHQKGKKVFLAANSLILERELPTLIETLALVEKMQPDALIVQDFGLMQLIRHHFPDLTMYGSTLMGASSSESVKALGAMGCKRVVLARELTLKEIYDIRRKTEIDLEIFIHGAMCYSYSGLCLFSSFLGGKSGLRGRCVQPCRRAYSWRGQGGKKKGGRGGGGSYIFSMNDLAGFEAVAQLKEMGISSLKIEGRLRSANYVSKIVEAYRLVIDANDSERHRAIATATKLADEAMGRKTSSGYFFSPQPQEAITPQHSGNMGLHLGSFFSIGYKKGSLLGKIKLKYPLNIGDRLRLHIESSGERKAFTVHQMLLDGKEAESAPSGGNVQIFLPEDQEAIETSRVELFKLDEKKSSTPQVGFHEAIVRFRKKFEQIRGQQKNAVRGLQRHILPTEQIAASPDPLMSGGKGKKGITRSNTPDLWLRVESDKLVTGKLPFRADVFLLSFDKRMLSQSANIKRFLGKRSRNVVWALPPVMWEKDIARYRKQISLLIRSGFRSFQLGHISQTRLFGRERVHLYGDYTLNLANSQALSAASAVGLEGTQVAVEMDRTALAVLIRNHKNRTAETGARAVGHRKIRLGLTVYGALPLFTSRLNSQHFQFNKNLVSPKNEEFYLTKKDGMVATVPTRPFSLLGYLPELQDMGLDYVVIDTTSQRMGEKELKELADRISGTGKFRKLPTFNYLGKLE from the coding sequence ATGGAACTTTTAGCTCCCGCAGGAAATATCGAGAATTTCCATGCAGCCCTGCTGGCCGGTGCCGACGCTGTTTATGTGGGTGCGCCAGGAATAAACGCCAGAAATCTCAGCAGAGACCTCTCCTTAGAGGAGATCTGGGCGATGATCGACTTTGCCCACCAGAAGGGCAAAAAGGTCTTTCTCGCCGCAAACAGCCTTATTCTCGAGCGAGAACTACCCACTCTGATAGAAACCCTTGCCCTAGTGGAAAAAATGCAGCCCGATGCCCTGATCGTTCAGGACTTCGGCCTGATGCAGCTTATCCGCCATCATTTTCCCGATCTGACCATGTATGGCTCCACTCTGATGGGCGCAAGCAGCAGTGAAAGTGTCAAGGCACTTGGTGCGATGGGATGTAAGCGGGTGGTACTTGCCCGGGAACTCACCTTGAAGGAAATCTATGACATTCGCCGAAAGACGGAGATTGATCTGGAGATATTTATCCATGGAGCGATGTGCTACTCCTATTCGGGCTTATGTCTTTTTTCCTCATTCCTGGGAGGGAAAAGCGGATTGCGCGGACGATGCGTTCAGCCCTGCCGCAGAGCCTATAGCTGGAGAGGCCAGGGTGGGAAAAAGAAGGGCGGCAGAGGAGGAGGCGGCAGTTATATCTTTTCCATGAATGATCTGGCCGGCTTTGAGGCTGTCGCCCAACTGAAGGAAATGGGAATTTCTTCGCTGAAAATTGAGGGCAGACTTCGCTCAGCGAATTATGTCAGCAAAATTGTCGAAGCCTACAGGCTGGTCATTGATGCCAATGATTCAGAACGACACCGGGCCATAGCAACCGCGACAAAACTGGCGGATGAAGCCATGGGACGGAAAACTTCGTCGGGATATTTTTTCTCTCCACAACCGCAGGAGGCCATTACTCCTCAGCATTCCGGTAATATGGGCCTTCATCTGGGATCATTCTTTTCAATCGGGTATAAAAAGGGATCGCTGCTGGGCAAGATTAAGCTCAAATATCCCTTGAATATCGGTGACCGGCTGCGCCTTCATATCGAATCCAGCGGCGAGAGAAAAGCATTCACCGTGCATCAAATGCTGCTTGACGGTAAAGAAGCCGAATCGGCACCATCCGGAGGCAATGTGCAGATTTTTCTGCCGGAGGATCAGGAGGCGATAGAAACCAGCAGAGTAGAACTATTCAAGCTTGATGAAAAGAAGAGTTCTACACCTCAAGTTGGCTTCCATGAAGCGATTGTGAGATTCAGGAAGAAATTCGAACAGATACGCGGTCAGCAGAAAAACGCAGTTCGTGGTTTGCAGCGCCACATTTTGCCGACCGAGCAAATAGCTGCCAGCCCTGATCCCCTGATGTCGGGGGGAAAAGGGAAAAAGGGCATAACCCGCAGTAACACACCTGATTTGTGGCTCAGGGTCGAATCCGATAAACTGGTTACCGGGAAGCTTCCCTTTCGGGCCGATGTCTTTTTGCTGAGCTTTGATAAAAGAATGCTGAGCCAGTCGGCAAATATCAAGAGATTTCTCGGCAAGAGGAGCCGCAATGTAGTATGGGCGCTGCCTCCGGTGATGTGGGAGAAAGATATCGCCAGATACCGCAAGCAGATCAGTCTGCTTATTCGATCCGGCTTTCGTAGTTTTCAGCTGGGCCATATCAGCCAGACGCGTCTTTTCGGAAGAGAAAGGGTTCATCTCTATGGCGACTATACTCTCAACCTGGCCAACAGCCAGGCGCTTTCCGCTGCTTCCGCTGTGGGGCTCGAGGGGACACAGGTTGCCGTGGAAATGGATCGCACCGCTCTGGCCGTGCTCATACGAAACCATAAAAATCGTACCGCAGAGACAGGGGCCAGGGCGGTCGGCCATCGCAAGATACGGCTGGGGTTAACGGTATATGGCGCTTTGCCGCTCTTTACTTCCCGTCTGAACAGCCAACATTTCCAGTTCAATAAAAATCTTGTCAGTCCCAAGAATGAGGAATTTTATTTAACCAAGAAGGATGGCATGGTGGCCACCGTACCAACCCGTCCGTTTTCGCTGTTGGGATATCTTCCCGAACTGCAGGATATGGGACTGGATTACGTGGTAATCGACACTACTTCCCAGCGCATGGGAGAAAAGGAGCTGAAAGAGTTGGCGGACAGAATCTCCGGGACCGGAAAATTCCGCAAACTTCCCACCTTTAATTATCTGGGGAAACTGGAATAA
- a CDS encoding cyclic nucleotide-binding domain-containing protein — MGFPEVKFRVVENRKCPHFNYGDTFCVTGIAIAMKSDEDNSYITTSVVHTPYERKSCKILNADLTRLIIQYERGDKIPVCMINCSGCTGSIRLEHNKDDLFSLEDNDAILSDELASMMNLLSGFAFFKSIDQNNLDKVMQYFRMKTFKSGDIIIRKGEVGGNFFIIASGSVSVLNEGGIAISTLSKGDVFGEMSLICNERVSATIQVKEPASILYIDRDNFTKIIDRYPTVQLYFSRIMANRLNKSNTIRAADLSSGMIGNLSDIPAEALFQTLNMNCKTGILTINELSKGTARFSFRQGSLIKAKYAELSGESAFYEILKEYGGRFRFTPGIPPEEFETPEIGYFMKLLMEGMRRLDEVKPRPTN; from the coding sequence ATGGGTTTTCCTGAAGTTAAATTCAGAGTTGTAGAAAACAGAAAATGTCCCCATTTCAATTATGGCGATACTTTCTGTGTTACCGGAATTGCCATCGCCATGAAGAGCGATGAGGATAATTCCTACATTACCACATCTGTGGTGCACACTCCGTATGAAAGAAAGAGCTGTAAAATTCTCAATGCCGACCTTACCCGCCTTATCATTCAATACGAACGGGGTGACAAGATTCCGGTCTGCATGATTAACTGCAGCGGCTGCACCGGCTCCATCCGGCTGGAGCATAACAAGGATGATTTATTTTCCCTGGAGGATAATGATGCCATTCTCTCCGATGAACTGGCCTCGATGATGAATCTTCTCAGCGGCTTCGCCTTCTTCAAGAGCATAGATCAGAATAATCTCGACAAGGTAATGCAATACTTCCGGATGAAGACCTTCAAGAGCGGAGACATCATTATTCGCAAAGGTGAAGTCGGGGGCAATTTTTTTATCATTGCATCAGGAAGCGTCAGCGTCCTCAATGAAGGCGGAATCGCCATCTCTACCCTCTCAAAAGGAGATGTTTTCGGTGAAATGAGTCTGATCTGCAATGAACGGGTCAGCGCCACGATTCAGGTAAAGGAACCAGCTTCCATCCTCTATATAGATCGGGACAACTTCACAAAAATCATTGATCGGTATCCGACGGTTCAACTCTATTTTTCACGAATCATGGCAAACAGGCTCAATAAATCCAATACAATTCGAGCAGCCGATCTCTCTTCGGGAATGATAGGCAACCTTTCCGACATTCCGGCTGAAGCTCTTTTTCAGACGCTTAACATGAATTGCAAGACAGGAATCCTTACAATCAATGAACTTTCCAAGGGAACAGCGCGCTTCTCTTTCCGGCAAGGTTCTCTGATCAAGGCCAAATACGCTGAACTCAGCGGCGAGTCTGCTTTTTACGAAATTCTCAAAGAATACGGTGGGAGGTTTCGTTTCACTCCGGGAATCCCTCCCGAAGAGTTTGAAACTCCCGAGATCGGCTATTTTATGAAATTGCTCATGGAAGGGATGCGCCGTCTGGATGAAGTTAAGCCCAGACCGACGAATTAG
- the rpsT gene encoding 30S ribosomal protein S20: protein MANHKSAEKRNRQSQIRRLRNRINKTKMKNAIRKVNEAVEAGSAEEAKVALQAAIPVIAKTASKGTIHRRNGSRKISRLSKRVNKLEATA from the coding sequence GTGGCCAATCATAAATCTGCAGAGAAAAGGAACCGCCAATCCCAGATCCGGCGTTTGAGAAATCGGATCAATAAAACCAAAATGAAAAATGCGATACGGAAAGTTAATGAAGCCGTTGAAGCAGGTTCTGCAGAGGAGGCAAAGGTGGCTTTGCAGGCAGCTATCCCGGTTATTGCCAAAACAGCATCTAAAGGAACAATTCACAGACGGAACGGTTCCCGGAAAATCTCTCGACTCTCTAAGCGTGTAAATAAGCTGGAAGCAACCGCATAA
- the trpE gene encoding anthranilate synthase component I: protein MPYNTYFPEYQKFKAIASAADLVPVYRKIVADLDTPLTIFAKVDDDHEHIFLFESMEGGEKWGRYSFIGFDPLLKFSSNGNRISSEYVDEGLRKEYRDVNPLEVLRDIIEGFNAFESEDLPRFCGGAVGFLGYDMVRFMEELPDRHRPLDLPDCSFIVPRIVLVHDSFKQTVTVVCWTHSHAEGKTEIVYDRAVKKIDSVIERIQGPVPEKYFSLNSRNGNKAVHEFTSNMLPQNFHQMVEAAREYILAGDIFQVVLSQRFHTKTDLSPLQIYRALRHINPSPYLFFLKLGDLIQIGSSPEILVRKDGSSIELRPIAGTRKRGESVEEDEALEKELLADPKELAEHLMLVDLGRNDVGRVAAAGSVEVRNLAVIERYSHVMHIVSGVHGTIAEGKDQFDVLTACFPAGTVSGAPKIRAMEIIDELEPTRRGAYAGSVGYFGFSGNMDFCITIRTFVMQGKDLWIQAGAGIVADSDPEREFEETVNKSMGLRKAVELAEKGL from the coding sequence ATGCCCTACAATACATATTTTCCTGAATATCAGAAATTCAAAGCGATTGCCTCAGCAGCGGATCTTGTTCCCGTTTATAGAAAAATAGTTGCGGATCTCGATACTCCTCTGACGATTTTTGCCAAGGTCGATGACGACCATGAGCATATTTTTCTTTTCGAAAGCATGGAAGGCGGTGAGAAATGGGGAAGATACTCTTTTATCGGCTTTGATCCTCTGCTGAAATTTTCCTCGAACGGCAACCGCATATCCAGCGAATATGTTGATGAAGGCCTCCGCAAAGAATACCGGGATGTCAATCCCCTGGAGGTGCTCAGGGATATTATCGAGGGCTTCAATGCATTTGAATCTGAAGATCTGCCTCGTTTCTGCGGTGGCGCTGTCGGTTTTCTCGGATATGACATGGTCCGTTTTATGGAGGAACTGCCGGACAGGCACCGACCGCTTGATCTTCCCGATTGTTCCTTTATAGTTCCCAGAATTGTGCTGGTGCATGATAGTTTTAAGCAGACGGTAACCGTGGTTTGCTGGACCCATTCCCATGCTGAAGGGAAAACCGAAATCGTATATGACCGAGCTGTTAAAAAAATCGATTCTGTTATCGAACGCATTCAGGGACCGGTTCCCGAAAAATATTTTTCCCTAAATTCCCGCAACGGAAATAAAGCCGTTCATGAGTTTACCTCGAATATGTTGCCGCAGAATTTTCATCAGATGGTCGAGGCGGCACGTGAATATATTCTCGCCGGAGATATTTTCCAGGTGGTTCTTTCGCAGCGCTTTCATACCAAAACCGATTTATCTCCTCTACAAATATACAGGGCTCTGCGCCATATCAATCCAAGTCCTTACCTCTTTTTCCTGAAGCTCGGCGATCTTATCCAGATTGGTTCATCGCCCGAAATCCTGGTACGCAAGGATGGCAGCTCTATTGAACTGCGACCTATAGCCGGTACCCGGAAACGTGGTGAATCCGTTGAAGAAGATGAGGCCCTGGAAAAAGAACTGCTGGCCGATCCCAAGGAACTGGCTGAACATCTCATGCTTGTTGATCTTGGCAGAAATGATGTGGGCAGGGTTGCAGCCGCCGGCAGTGTCGAGGTGCGGAATCTCGCGGTAATCGAACGGTACAGTCACGTGATGCATATTGTATCAGGGGTTCATGGAACCATAGCAGAGGGCAAGGATCAGTTTGATGTCCTCACTGCCTGTTTTCCTGCCGGAACTGTGAGTGGCGCCCCGAAAATCCGCGCCATGGAAATTATTGATGAACTTGAACCGACCAGGCGAGGGGCCTATGCAGGTTCGGTCGGGTATTTCGGTTTCTCTGGGAATATGGATTTCTGCATCACCATACGTACCTTCGTTATGCAGGGAAAAGATTTGTGGATTCAGGCAGGGGCAGGTATCGTCGCGGATTCCGATCCAGAGAGGGAATTTGAAGAAACCGTTAACAAATCAATGGGCCTGAGAAAGGCGGTTGAATTGGCGGAGAAGGGGCTTTGA
- a CDS encoding anthranilate synthase component II: MIAIIDNYDSFTYNIVQTIAGSYKKAGCKADIRVFRNNKIKVEELEALNPERLIISPGPGEPADAGISVEAIRYFSGKIPILGICLGHQAIAEAFGGVTVRAGRIMHGKTSPIHHDQKGIFSGLTDHFDGMRYHSLVVEEESLPGCLTVTARTDRGELMGLRHKSLPIEGVQFHPESIMTRAGILLLENFTSLDYLQIVKMAQNFE, encoded by the coding sequence ATGATCGCTATAATAGATAATTACGATTCGTTTACATATAACATAGTCCAGACCATTGCCGGAAGTTACAAGAAGGCAGGCTGTAAAGCCGATATTCGGGTTTTTCGTAATAATAAAATTAAGGTAGAGGAGCTTGAAGCCTTAAATCCGGAAAGACTGATCATCTCCCCTGGTCCCGGTGAACCTGCGGATGCCGGCATCTCTGTAGAAGCGATCCGGTATTTTTCAGGAAAGATTCCTATCCTGGGCATCTGCCTTGGCCATCAAGCCATTGCTGAAGCATTTGGCGGGGTTACCGTTAGAGCAGGCAGAATTATGCACGGGAAAACAAGTCCTATCCACCATGACCAAAAGGGCATATTTTCTGGCCTGACCGATCATTTTGACGGCATGCGCTATCACTCACTGGTGGTTGAAGAGGAATCACTTCCCGGTTGCCTGACAGTAACCGCGCGGACGGACAGGGGAGAACTGATGGGCCTGCGCCACAAATCTCTGCCGATCGAAGGTGTGCAGTTTCACCCGGAATCAATTATGACCAGAGCAGGGATACTGTTGCTGGAAAATTTTACCTCTCTTGATTATCTGCAGATAGTGAAAATGGCGCAGAATTTTGAATAA
- the trpD gene encoding anthranilate phosphoribosyltransferase: MDIKAAINEVICGKDLSEKQMFTVMNEVMSGVATPAQIGSFITALRMKGETVEEITGAVRVMRDKATRIETGVDIAGEGIVVDTCGTGGDGSGTFNVSTTSAFVVAGAGITVAKHGNRSISSKCGSADVLEAAGVILNLSPEDIGNCIQQVGIGFLFAPSLHGAMKYAIGPRKEIGVRTIFNILGPLTNPAGANVQVLGVFAEELTEPLAKVLGRLGCKRAMVVHGEGNLDELTITGRTRISEYRNGKVETYTITPADVGLALSSLSDIQGGSTADESAEQLNSILAGEKGPKRDMVLLNSGAALMAAGRCTDLKSGIGLAAEIIDSGKAGKKLQDLIEMSLRLSRLK, translated from the coding sequence ATGGATATCAAAGCTGCCATAAATGAGGTTATTTGCGGGAAGGACCTAAGCGAAAAACAGATGTTTACAGTGATGAACGAAGTAATGAGTGGAGTGGCGACTCCGGCTCAAATAGGCTCCTTCATCACAGCCTTGCGTATGAAAGGGGAAACGGTCGAAGAGATCACCGGTGCCGTCCGGGTGATGCGGGATAAAGCCACCAGAATAGAAACCGGAGTTGATATTGCCGGGGAAGGAATTGTGGTCGATACCTGCGGAACAGGCGGTGACGGGTCCGGCACCTTCAATGTTTCAACGACCTCGGCCTTCGTAGTGGCCGGAGCCGGAATCACTGTTGCCAAACACGGTAATAGGTCGATATCAAGTAAATGCGGCAGTGCCGATGTTCTGGAAGCGGCAGGTGTTATTCTTAATCTGTCCCCTGAGGATATCGGTAATTGCATTCAGCAGGTTGGAATAGGATTCCTTTTTGCTCCGTCACTGCATGGCGCCATGAAATATGCCATTGGGCCGAGGAAGGAGATTGGAGTGCGGACAATTTTTAACATCCTGGGGCCATTGACCAATCCCGCAGGGGCCAATGTTCAGGTTCTCGGAGTATTTGCGGAAGAACTCACCGAACCCCTGGCCAAGGTGCTCGGCAGGCTGGGGTGCAAAAGGGCTATGGTTGTTCATGGAGAAGGCAATCTCGATGAATTGACAATTACCGGCCGAACCCGGATATCCGAATATAGAAACGGAAAGGTCGAAACCTATACCATTACACCCGCTGATGTGGGATTGGCATTATCGTCCCTCAGTGATATACAGGGTGGTTCCACCGCTGATGAATCAGCTGAGCAGCTCAATTCCATTCTGGCCGGTGAAAAGGGCCCAAAAAGAGACATGGTGCTGCTCAATAGCGGCGCTGCGCTCATGGCTGCGGGCCGATGTACCGACCTGAAATCCGGCATCGGTCTAGCGGCTGAGATTATCGACAGCGGTAAAGCCGGAAAAAAACTGCAGGATTTAATAGAAATGTCTTTAAGGCTGAGCAGGTTAAAATAA
- the trpC gene encoding indole-3-glycerol phosphate synthase TrpC — protein MILDIIVDRKKEEVARLKQGGVHLPDEFAEREIAAPRGFRESLLAFPGVAIIAEAKKASPSKGLICSDFDIEKIVSHYENEGAQAISVLTDVDFFQGSLLYLLKARKKISLPVLRKDFIIDEIQVEEASLFGADAILLIAAILDEKQLRDYYIHAKELQMDVLVEVHNEAELEKTMKIDCDLIGVNNRNLNDFSVDIETTFRLKKYVPETIPLVSESGLKSSDDIARLHDNGICAALIGESLMRAGTDGATPASLRNGSLS, from the coding sequence ATGATTCTTGATATAATTGTTGACAGAAAAAAGGAAGAAGTTGCTAGATTGAAGCAGGGTGGCGTCCATCTCCCTGACGAATTTGCCGAAAGGGAAATAGCTGCACCCCGTGGTTTTCGTGAGTCACTTTTGGCCTTTCCCGGTGTGGCAATTATTGCCGAAGCAAAAAAGGCATCGCCTTCAAAAGGACTGATCTGCAGCGATTTTGATATTGAGAAGATAGTATCTCACTATGAAAATGAAGGCGCCCAGGCCATATCCGTACTCACTGATGTTGATTTTTTTCAGGGCAGCCTTCTCTATCTGCTCAAGGCCAGGAAAAAAATTTCTCTTCCCGTTTTGCGCAAGGACTTCATTATTGACGAGATTCAGGTAGAGGAAGCCTCTCTCTTCGGAGCGGACGCCATTCTCCTCATCGCCGCAATACTCGATGAGAAACAGCTTCGGGATTACTATATCCATGCCAAAGAACTGCAGATGGACGTCCTGGTTGAGGTACACAACGAAGCTGAGCTTGAGAAAACTATGAAAATCGACTGTGATCTCATTGGCGTGAATAATCGCAACCTCAATGATTTTTCCGTCGATATCGAGACCACATTTCGTCTCAAAAAATATGTCCCGGAAACCATACCGCTGGTCAGCGAGTCCGGGCTGAAAAGCAGTGACGATATCGCCAGGCTTCATGATAATGGCATCTGCGCCGCGCTCATTGGTGAATCTCTAATGCGTGCCGGTACTGACGGCGCGACTCCGGCGAGTCTCCGCAACGGATCCCTGAGTTAG
- a CDS encoding phosphoribosylanthranilate isomerase, producing the protein MNYRTRIKMCGTTRMDDAQVAAALGVDALGFIFAEKSPRYISPELALEITRQVPPLITKVGVFVDGNLQEIEEIVYYLGLNGVQLHGGESPSFCERLASAMPSCTVIKAMRVGKHSKPSDFSSYKDTVKGFVLDTYVEDKEGGTGETFDWNIVKKLQIRHPYILAGGLNPENIRSALEITTPFGVDVNSGVEDAPGMKNHQSLKRFMGTVTDFDRLRLTLSEPQ; encoded by the coding sequence ATGAATTATCGTACCCGTATAAAGATGTGTGGTACCACTCGAATGGATGATGCGCAAGTGGCAGCCGCTTTGGGAGTCGATGCCCTTGGTTTTATCTTTGCGGAAAAAAGTCCACGCTATATATCTCCCGAACTGGCCTTGGAGATAACGCGACAGGTCCCGCCCTTAATCACCAAGGTCGGGGTTTTTGTAGATGGCAATCTCCAGGAGATTGAAGAGATTGTCTATTACCTTGGTCTAAACGGGGTACAGCTGCATGGTGGGGAGAGCCCCTCTTTTTGTGAAAGGCTTGCCTCGGCCATGCCGTCCTGTACTGTTATAAAAGCGATGCGTGTGGGAAAACACAGCAAGCCATCAGACTTTTCTTCATATAAAGATACGGTAAAGGGATTTGTACTCGACACCTATGTGGAGGATAAGGAAGGTGGAACCGGGGAGACCTTTGATTGGAATATTGTGAAGAAGCTGCAGATACGCCACCCCTATATACTTGCAGGCGGCTTGAATCCTGAAAATATCCGCAGTGCTCTTGAAATCACCACCCCCTTCGGGGTCGATGTTAATTCCGGCGTAGAGGATGCTCCAGGCATGAAAAACCACCAATCCCTGAAGAGATTCATGGGTACTGTGACTGATTTCGACCGCTTACGCTTAACACTCAGCGAGCCACAATGA
- a CDS encoding septal ring lytic transglycosylase RlpA family protein: protein MVIATLQLSVSFLLVLLTCGDSAVAAVFSSPTQRPYVINNIKYYPIPSSTGYVDTGIASWYGPGFHGRPTSNGERYDMNGTTAAHKILPMNTMVLVKNLENNRETVVRINDRGPFVRGRIIDLSYTTAKHLGILRRGTARVEITALAPSHNGKIIDQPNFYEGEFYVQIGSFREKANALRLQKRFTDAGHTAVIQRSETADSTFFRVQIFTGTHLRSAKRAEEALLAKGYSGAFIVAR from the coding sequence ATGGTAATAGCAACTCTCCAACTCTCCGTCTCTTTCTTGCTGGTCCTGCTAACCTGCGGGGATTCTGCCGTTGCAGCTGTATTTAGCTCTCCTACCCAGCGGCCATATGTAATAAATAATATAAAATATTATCCAATCCCATCATCAACCGGGTATGTAGATACAGGGATAGCCTCGTGGTACGGACCCGGTTTCCACGGCCGCCCAACCTCCAACGGGGAACGGTATGATATGAACGGAACGACCGCGGCCCACAAAATCCTCCCCATGAACACCATGGTGTTGGTTAAAAATCTGGAAAATAACAGAGAAACAGTTGTACGGATAAATGACAGAGGTCCTTTCGTACGCGGCAGGATAATCGATCTGAGCTATACGACGGCAAAGCATCTGGGAATACTGCGCAGAGGAACGGCCAGGGTTGAAATTACCGCACTTGCTCCCTCGCATAACGGTAAAATCATCGACCAGCCGAACTTCTACGAAGGTGAATTCTATGTACAGATAGGTTCTTTCAGAGAAAAAGCTAACGCCCTCAGGCTGCAGAAACGATTTACGGATGCCGGACATACGGCAGTCATTCAACGATCTGAAACTGCGGATTCAACCTTTTTTCGAGTGCAGATTTTTACCGGGACTCATCTTCGATCCGCCAAACGCGCGGAAGAAGCCTTACTGGCCAAGGGGTATTCCGGGGCATTCATTGTGGCTCGCTGA